One stretch of Gloeocapsa sp. PCC 73106 DNA includes these proteins:
- a CDS encoding Txe/YoeB family addiction module toxin, which yields MRSLVFEGKTWSVYEQLREQDKRLHKSLCQLLKEMLRGDPSTGTGKPEPLKHNLSGFWSRRLSAKDRIIYKFDDRYIYIFAIGGHYDKFQE from the coding sequence CGCTGGTGTTTGAGGGTAAAACCTGGTCTGTTTATGAACAACTCAGAGAGCAAGATAAAAGGCTGCACAAGAGTCTTTGCCAATTGCTTAAAGAAATGTTACGTGGAGATCCGAGTACAGGTACTGGCAAACCTGAACCTCTCAAGCATAATCTTTCGGGCTTCTGGTCAAGAAGATTATCGGCGAAAGATCGGATAATCTACAAATTCGACGATCGCTATATTTATATCTTCGCTATTGGAGGTCACTACGATAAGTTTCAGGAATAG
- a CDS encoding thiol-disulfide oxidoreductase DCC family protein: MPYYLIYDGNCNLCVNFTKALEQIDQGKTFRYTPMQDREMLDSLGIKEQDCQKGMILIDSTRSDRRWQGSDAAEAITSLLPMGDPLIDLYRSLPAFKWLGDRLYDQVRDNRYQWFGKRETTYVSNYPFDCQCQPK, from the coding sequence ATGCCGTACTATTTAATCTACGATGGTAATTGTAATCTATGCGTTAACTTTACCAAAGCTTTAGAACAAATAGACCAGGGTAAGACTTTTCGCTATACACCGATGCAAGACCGAGAAATGCTTGACAGTTTAGGGATTAAAGAACAAGACTGTCAAAAAGGGATGATTTTAATTGACTCTACCAGAAGCGATCGCCGTTGGCAAGGTAGCGACGCGGCTGAAGCTATCACCAGTTTATTACCCATGGGAGATCCTTTGATTGATTTATATCGCTCTCTACCCGCATTTAAATGGTTAGGCGATCGCCTTTACGACCAAGTCAGAGATAATCGTTATCAATGGTTCGGTAAGCGCGAAACTACCTACGTTTCTAACTATCCCTTCGATTGTCAATGTCAACCCAAATAA
- a CDS encoding DUF86 domain-containing protein — MRSDEIRLQDILEAIQQIEFFIATGRENFYQSKLLQSAVLYQLIIIGEAAKDVDPNLRNQYSTIPWQQVSGMRDILGRFLQNGRVLNLLNRMMPSALNLA, encoded by the coding sequence ATGAGAAGTGATGAAATCCGCTTACAGGATATTTTGGAAGCTATCCAACAGATTGAGTTTTTTATTGCCACTGGTAGGGAAAATTTTTATCAAAGTAAACTGTTACAAAGTGCTGTTTTATATCAATTAATAATTATCGGGGAAGCGGCTAAAGATGTTGACCCAAATTTAAGAAATCAATACTCTACAATTCCTTGGCAACAAGTAAGCGGAATGCGTGATATTTTAGGTAGATTTCTGCAGAATGGTAGGGTTTTAAATCTTTTAAACAGGATGATGCCCAGCGCGTTGAACCTTGCGTAG
- a CDS encoding FAD-binding oxidoreductase — MEVKQSLEQDTNWSKLGLYQDLVEDQGISTKIVEASSEIGLPFDRFLQVSPQTKAQVQTLVKLAHNHRFALYPQSRGRNLGYGFNFPCDQNQIVVNLSNFTQITDYDREIGEVRIEAGVSQAQLYSFLEDKPFLMDSTGAGPEASVLGNALDGGIGYSPYGAKRYAISDLEIVLANGQIISTGHLFSLGPSLTQLFVQGNFGIVLSGKIRLFPQPERILGLIIQVKAKDQLPRVLEELKALKFGGEIKNIIHFANPMRLFMSSVSLQEPQYAHLLAKDLIAEADIIGSDYYWTGFGALMGDKEMIGVYRRRIKRALGKLAKITLMDQRKIELIRRFIIPFIPAWKCKLDGLEELIKLQSGYPSAKPWNSINWRYTSLEATGIIWIGVLIPNKQMVINNFINKLESLFNAAGFELPLTLSLFEPQSLVGIITILYSRVNPDSCKKARELYSQVLSMVAVEGLSLYRQAILPDANGIEKEKLAFLKDIKKGVDPQGIIAPGKYGI, encoded by the coding sequence ATGGAAGTCAAACAGAGTTTAGAGCAAGATACCAACTGGTCAAAATTAGGTCTTTACCAAGATTTAGTTGAAGATCAAGGTATATCAACTAAAATCGTCGAAGCCAGTTCGGAAATAGGGCTCCCTTTTGATCGCTTTTTGCAGGTATCGCCACAAACAAAGGCACAGGTGCAAACTTTAGTAAAATTAGCTCATAATCATAGATTTGCTCTTTATCCCCAATCAAGAGGTCGCAATTTAGGTTATGGTTTTAACTTTCCCTGTGACCAAAATCAAATTGTCGTGAATCTCTCTAATTTTACTCAGATAACGGACTACGATCGCGAAATAGGAGAAGTGCGAATCGAAGCAGGTGTAAGTCAAGCACAACTCTACTCATTTCTTGAGGATAAACCATTTTTAATGGATTCTACCGGTGCAGGACCAGAAGCTAGCGTATTAGGCAATGCTCTTGATGGTGGTATAGGATATTCTCCCTACGGTGCAAAGCGATACGCGATTTCTGATTTAGAGATAGTTTTAGCTAATGGTCAAATTATATCTACGGGTCATTTATTTTCTTTAGGACCTTCTTTAACGCAGCTTTTTGTTCAGGGTAACTTTGGTATAGTATTATCGGGTAAAATCAGATTATTCCCTCAACCAGAACGCATATTAGGACTAATCATTCAAGTAAAAGCAAAAGACCAATTACCCAGAGTATTAGAAGAGCTAAAAGCCTTAAAATTTGGGGGAGAGATTAAAAATATCATTCATTTTGCCAATCCCATGCGTCTATTCATGTCCTCTGTTTCTCTACAAGAACCTCAATACGCTCATTTGTTAGCCAAGGACTTGATTGCAGAAGCCGATATAATAGGGTCTGATTATTATTGGACAGGATTTGGGGCTTTAATGGGGGATAAAGAGATGATAGGGGTCTATCGTCGTCGCATTAAGAGAGCATTGGGTAAACTAGCTAAAATAACCCTCATGGATCAGAGGAAAATTGAGTTGATACGACGTTTTATTATTCCTTTTATTCCTGCTTGGAAATGTAAACTCGATGGGTTGGAAGAACTTATTAAGCTACAATCGGGTTATCCTAGCGCTAAACCTTGGAATAGTATTAATTGGCGTTATACCAGTTTAGAAGCGACGGGAATTATTTGGATCGGGGTGTTGATTCCCAATAAGCAAATGGTGATTAACAATTTTATCAATAAGCTAGAAAGTCTGTTCAACGCGGCAGGTTTTGAACTACCTTTAACTTTATCCCTATTTGAGCCTCAATCTTTGGTAGGAATTATTACCATTCTCTACTCGCGTGTGAATCCAGATTCATGTAAAAAAGCTCGGGAGCTCTATTCTCAAGTATTAAGCATGGTAGCAGTTGAAGGTTTGAGCTTATATAGACAAGCCATACTTCCTGATGCGAATGGGATAGAGAAAGAAAAATTAGCTTTTCTCAAAGATATTAAAAAAGGGGTGGATCCTCAGGGGATTATCGCACCGGGAAAATATGGTATTTAG
- a CDS encoding glycosyltransferase: MYLELLIVTSLVIWLILLSAWGKFWRCDQRLEDFGEKLSVLPGVCAIIPARNEAAVIETSLKSLLNQQYSGSLKIILVDDQSEDETAVLARALNQPQRLAVITGQPLPSGWTGKLWAMQQGINYAETNYPEIAYYLFTDADIEHGPENLRQLVDKAETEKISLVSLMVKLRCESFWEKLLVPAFVFFFQKLYPFAWVNDPRRSTAAAAGGCILIERQTLQEIGGIKILRDALIDDCTLAQAVKSPHRKIWLGLTESTLSLRPYDSLTTLWDMVARTAYTQLNYSLWLLIGTAIAMGIIYLVPPVSIIIGLIQGNQTILILGLLTWLLMCVAYIPTLRLYNCSPWRSLSLPYIAFLYTLMTIDSAWRHWRGLGGAWKGRTYS, translated from the coding sequence ATGTATCTAGAATTATTAATCGTTACTTCTTTAGTTATTTGGCTAATTCTCCTGAGCGCTTGGGGCAAATTTTGGCGCTGTGATCAACGTTTGGAGGATTTTGGAGAAAAACTCTCTGTTTTACCTGGGGTTTGTGCGATTATTCCCGCGCGCAACGAAGCTGCTGTAATTGAAACCAGTCTTAAATCTTTACTGAATCAGCAATATTCTGGCTCGCTCAAAATTATACTAGTAGATGATCAAAGCGAAGATGAAACAGCAGTTTTAGCTCGAGCTTTAAATCAACCCCAGAGATTGGCGGTAATTACTGGTCAACCTCTACCTTCTGGTTGGACTGGTAAACTTTGGGCAATGCAACAGGGTATTAACTACGCTGAAACCAACTATCCTGAGATCGCTTATTATCTTTTTACTGACGCAGATATTGAGCATGGACCGGAAAATCTGCGTCAATTGGTAGATAAAGCCGAAACAGAAAAGATTTCTTTAGTTTCTCTCATGGTTAAATTGCGCTGCGAGAGTTTTTGGGAAAAATTATTAGTCCCTGCTTTTGTTTTTTTCTTTCAAAAACTATATCCTTTTGCTTGGGTGAACGATCCTAGACGCTCAACCGCCGCAGCTGCAGGTGGATGTATACTAATTGAAAGACAAACTCTCCAAGAGATTGGGGGGATCAAAATTTTAAGGGATGCACTAATCGACGATTGTACTTTAGCTCAAGCGGTTAAATCCCCTCACCGGAAGATTTGGTTAGGTTTAACCGAAAGTACCCTGAGTCTGCGTCCCTATGATTCTTTAACTACGCTCTGGGATATGGTAGCTAGAACAGCTTATACTCAGCTTAATTATTCTCTTTGGCTATTAATAGGAACAGCGATCGCTATGGGAATAATTTATCTAGTACCACCGGTGAGCATCATCATAGGATTAATCCAAGGAAATCAAACGATCTTGATTTTGGGTTTATTAACCTGGTTGCTAATGTGCGTAGCGTATATACCTACACTCAGATTATATAATTGTTCTCCGTGGCGAAGCCTAAGCTTACCCTATATCGCTTTTTTATACACCTTGATGACTATAGATTCAGCTTGGCGTCACTGGCGTGGTTTGGGAGGCGCTTGGAAAGGACGTACTTATTCTTGA
- a CDS encoding helix-turn-helix transcriptional regulator, with amino-acid sequence MLQCQPQCEPNQVAIKQLQTFQGKILNSDKAQRMAEFFSLLGDPNRLRILSVLANQELCVCDLAATLDMGESAVSHQLRTLKSMRLVSYEKRGRKVFYRLLDHHVLELYQSVAEHLDEIE; translated from the coding sequence ATGCTTCAATGTCAGCCTCAATGTGAGCCTAATCAAGTAGCGATCAAACAGCTACAAACATTCCAAGGTAAGATTTTAAACTCAGATAAAGCCCAGCGCATGGCAGAATTTTTCAGTCTGTTGGGCGATCCTAATCGTTTGCGCATTCTCTCGGTTTTAGCCAATCAAGAACTCTGCGTTTGCGATTTAGCCGCTACTTTAGATATGGGAGAATCGGCGGTTTCTCACCAATTGCGTACCCTTAAATCCATGCGTCTAGTTAGCTACGAAAAAAGAGGACGCAAAGTTTTCTACCGTCTTTTAGATCACCATGTCTTAGAACTTTATCAATCCGTGGCAGAACACTTAGATGAAATAGAGTAA
- the fumC gene encoding class II fumarate hydratase — MRQEVDSMGTIAVPNDRYWGAQTQRSLQYFNIGRDTMPREIIAGMGIVKQASAMVNRDLGKLSDRQAELIIQAAIEVIEGKLDDHFPLRIWQTGSGTQTNMNTNEVIANRGIELAGGILGSKDPIHPNDHVNMSQSSNDTFPTAMHIAGVTGIQQGLLPQLNKLKNALHSKAIAFKDIIKIGRTHLMDAVPLTLGQEFSGYVSQLEAAIARIEATLPELYQLALGGTAVGTGINTHPEFAVRAASAIAQLTGYPFVTAPNKFAALASHEPLVMASSAVKTLACALMKIANDLRWLGSGPRCGLGELILPANEPGSSIMPGKVNPTQCEAMTMVCVQVMGNDTAITIAATQGNFELNVFKPVIIHNLLHSLELLGDACACFTDYLVVGIEANQFQINHFLKNSLMLVTALNPYIGYDRSAQIAKKAYSEGKTLKQAGVELGFLTEAEFDQWVRPEQMI; from the coding sequence ATGCGTCAAGAAGTTGATAGTATGGGGACGATCGCTGTACCGAATGATCGCTATTGGGGAGCTCAAACTCAACGATCTTTACAATACTTTAACATCGGTAGAGATACTATGCCTCGAGAAATAATCGCTGGTATGGGTATAGTTAAACAAGCTTCCGCGATGGTAAATCGAGATTTAGGCAAATTAAGCGATCGCCAAGCCGAATTAATTATACAAGCTGCAATAGAAGTGATTGAGGGTAAGTTAGACGACCATTTCCCTCTAAGGATTTGGCAAACTGGAAGCGGTACCCAAACCAATATGAATACCAATGAAGTCATTGCTAATCGGGGTATAGAATTAGCAGGAGGGATATTAGGAAGTAAAGATCCTATTCATCCCAATGACCACGTCAATATGTCCCAATCCTCTAATGATACCTTTCCTACAGCTATGCACATAGCAGGGGTCACAGGAATACAACAAGGTTTATTACCCCAACTTAACAAACTCAAAAATGCACTCCACAGTAAAGCGATCGCCTTTAAAGATATTATCAAAATTGGACGAACCCATCTGATGGATGCGGTCCCTTTAACCTTGGGACAAGAATTTTCTGGCTACGTTAGCCAATTAGAAGCTGCGATCGCGCGGATTGAAGCTACCTTACCCGAACTTTATCAATTAGCTTTAGGGGGTACAGCGGTGGGTACAGGTATTAATACTCATCCAGAATTTGCTGTCAGAGCAGCTAGTGCGATCGCTCAACTGACGGGTTATCCCTTCGTTACCGCACCCAATAAATTCGCCGCTTTAGCGAGTCACGAACCTTTAGTTATGGCTAGTAGTGCGGTTAAAACCCTAGCTTGTGCTTTGATGAAAATCGCCAACGATCTGCGCTGGTTAGGATCTGGTCCTCGTTGTGGCTTAGGAGAGTTAATCTTACCCGCTAATGAACCCGGTTCTTCTATTATGCCAGGTAAAGTTAATCCCACTCAGTGCGAAGCGATGACTATGGTATGCGTGCAAGTTATGGGCAATGACACAGCGATTACTATAGCCGCCACTCAAGGTAACTTTGAACTCAACGTGTTTAAACCCGTGATTATCCATAATCTCCTTCACTCCCTAGAATTGCTTGGGGATGCTTGCGCTTGCTTTACCGATTATCTAGTGGTGGGAATTGAAGCGAATCAGTTCCAAATCAATCACTTTTTAAAGAATTCCTTAATGTTAGTCACCGCACTCAATCCCTATATAGGCTACGATCGCTCTGCTCAAATCGCTAAAAAAGCCTACAGTGAGGGTAAAACCCTGAAACAAGCGGGAGTAGAGTTAGGGTTTCTCACCGAGGCGGAATTTGACCAATGGGTGCGTCCAGAACAAATGATCTGA